The Lacrimispora xylanolytica genome has a segment encoding these proteins:
- the glyA gene encoding serine hydroxymethyltransferase, which translates to MVNEVMKFITGYDKEVGEAIEKECARQRRNLELIASENIVSEPVMMAMGSVLTNKYAEGYPGKRYYGGCEEVDVVETIAIERAKKLFGCDYANVQPHSGAQANMAVFLAMLQAGDTVMGMNLNHGGHLTHGSPVNFSGLYFNIVPYGVNDDGFLDYDEMERLAMEHKPKLIVAGASAYGRVIDFKRFREVADKVGAYLMVDMAHIAGLVAAGLHPSPIPYADVVTTTTHKTLRGPRGGLILANQEAADKFNFNKAIFPGIQGGPLEHVIAGKAVCFGEALKPEFKTYQEQVVKNAKALAAALIKQGFHILTEGTDNHLMLIDLRGMEVTGKELQNRCDEVYLTLNKNSVPNDPRSPFVTSGVRIGTPAVTSRGLKEEDMEKIAECIWLVATDFENKADYIRSEVTKICDRYPLYES; encoded by the coding sequence ATGGTAAATGAAGTAATGAAGTTTATTACCGGCTACGATAAGGAAGTCGGAGAAGCCATTGAAAAAGAGTGCGCGCGTCAGAGAAGAAATTTAGAACTGATCGCATCGGAAAATATTGTTTCAGAACCGGTCATGATGGCAATGGGCTCCGTACTTACGAATAAATATGCCGAAGGTTATCCTGGAAAACGTTATTACGGCGGCTGTGAGGAAGTGGATGTGGTTGAGACCATCGCCATAGAGCGTGCCAAAAAGCTGTTTGGATGCGACTATGCCAATGTTCAGCCTCACTCCGGCGCACAGGCCAATATGGCTGTCTTCCTTGCCATGCTTCAGGCAGGCGATACCGTTATGGGTATGAACTTAAACCACGGCGGTCATCTGACTCATGGAAGCCCTGTAAATTTCTCTGGTCTTTATTTCAATATTGTTCCTTATGGAGTCAATGATGATGGCTTTTTAGATTATGATGAGATGGAGCGGCTTGCCATGGAGCATAAGCCGAAATTAATCGTAGCTGGTGCCAGTGCTTACGGAAGAGTCATTGATTTTAAACGATTCCGTGAGGTTGCAGATAAGGTTGGCGCTTACTTGATGGTGGATATGGCTCATATTGCCGGACTTGTGGCGGCAGGACTTCATCCTAGCCCAATTCCATATGCAGATGTAGTGACTACCACAACGCATAAGACTCTTCGCGGACCGAGAGGCGGACTTATTCTTGCAAATCAGGAGGCTGCGGACAAGTTTAACTTTAACAAAGCTATTTTCCCAGGCATTCAGGGCGGACCGTTAGAGCACGTGATCGCTGGTAAGGCAGTTTGCTTTGGCGAGGCTTTAAAACCTGAATTTAAAACGTATCAGGAGCAGGTGGTTAAGAATGCTAAGGCTCTTGCAGCAGCTCTTATTAAACAGGGATTCCATATTCTTACAGAGGGAACGGACAATCATCTTATGCTTATCGACTTAAGAGGTATGGAAGTGACCGGTAAAGAGCTTCAGAACCGCTGTGACGAGGTCTATCTGACCTTAAATAAGAACTCTGTACCAAATGATCCAAGAAGCCCGTTTGTCACCTCCGGTGTGAGAATCGGAACCCCGGCTGTTACTTCCAGAGGCTTAAAGGAAGAGGACATGGAAAAGATTGCAGAATGCATCTGGCTGGTTGCTACAGATTTTGAAAATAAGGCTGATTATATCAGAAGCGAAGTAACAAAAATCTGTGATAGATATCCTCTTTACGAATCTTAA
- a CDS encoding glycoside hydrolase family 43 protein, with protein sequence MNQAYLFVHFKEKDTPDGEQVYFTLSRDGFHWEELNKGEPILTSTIGEQGVRDFTILRKEDGTYLILATDLSLAINFKTKYKGSWDEVSRHGSRSLILWQSPDLIRWSEPRFISFQDEPFGCVWAPDIIRDVKTGEYIIHWSSSHASNNYGPKKIYGTRTRDFEHFTPPFVLYERNEIGIIDSAMYEEDGSYYLFVKSEADPESVILLNSQSITGPFTPMKEFLEEMKKLEQGQYEAPTAFRREDGRWCLFLDFYGTIKEKQGYVPFVSDDIKTGRFIRSDESFFFPYGFKHGTVLTLTPEEYNRLKNAFV encoded by the coding sequence ATGAATCAGGCATATTTATTTGTTCATTTTAAAGAAAAGGATACCCCGGATGGAGAACAGGTATACTTTACATTAAGCCGTGATGGCTTTCACTGGGAAGAGTTAAACAAAGGCGAGCCTATTCTCACCAGCACCATTGGGGAACAGGGCGTCAGGGATTTTACCATTTTACGAAAGGAAGACGGAACATACCTGATTCTGGCTACTGATTTAAGTCTAGCCATAAATTTCAAAACAAAATATAAAGGAAGCTGGGACGAAGTCAGCAGACACGGAAGCAGATCGCTGATTCTCTGGCAGTCTCCGGATTTGATTCGCTGGTCAGAGCCAAGGTTTATTTCCTTTCAGGATGAACCCTTTGGTTGCGTATGGGCACCTGATATTATAAGGGATGTTAAAACAGGGGAATACATCATCCACTGGTCTTCTTCCCATGCCTCAAACAATTATGGCCCTAAGAAAATATATGGTACAAGGACCAGGGATTTTGAGCATTTCACGCCTCCGTTCGTACTTTATGAAAGGAACGAAATCGGAATTATCGATTCCGCCATGTATGAGGAAGACGGCAGCTATTATCTTTTCGTAAAAAGCGAGGCAGACCCGGAATCCGTGATTTTATTAAATTCCCAGTCCATTACCGGTCCCTTCACTCCTATGAAAGAATTTTTAGAAGAGATGAAAAAGCTGGAACAGGGCCAGTACGAAGCCCCTACCGCATTTCGTAGGGAAGATGGCCGCTGGTGCCTGTTTTTGGATTTTTATGGAACAATTAAGGAAAAACAGGGCTACGTTCCATTTGTTTCTGATGACATCAAAACCGGCCGTTTTATCAGAAGCGATGAATCCTTTTTCTTTCCCTACGGCTTTAAGCACGGTACTGTGCTGACTCTCACTCCGGAAGAATATAATCGCTTAAAAAATGCCTTTGTTTAA
- a CDS encoding M48 family metallopeptidase: MIRNMETGSITFQDGSICNYKMIASKRRTMAVSVTKEGEVIVRLPFHVSAAAGHRLVVDNRDWIYKQLWKIHTKLGEKKEFHFVHGASVLLFGTSVLLLVSEDPLKKKDTVRETKEGILVTVTLISEGPEYEERIREALKLWYRKRAKTYLEEKTAWWANKMKVDYERIAIRDQATRWGSCSGKGNLNFNWRLVLLPEELADYVVVHELAHRFHMNHSRQFWSVVDHELPDYIERRKALANWGEKLFGIY; the protein is encoded by the coding sequence GTGATAAGAAATATGGAAACAGGAAGTATAACGTTTCAGGACGGAAGTATCTGCAATTATAAAATGATTGCTTCCAAACGGCGGACCATGGCGGTTTCAGTGACGAAAGAGGGAGAAGTGATAGTCCGGCTTCCTTTTCATGTTTCAGCGGCAGCAGGCCACCGTCTGGTTGTGGATAACAGGGACTGGATTTATAAGCAATTGTGGAAAATACATACAAAACTGGGAGAGAAGAAGGAATTTCACTTTGTTCACGGCGCATCTGTTCTGCTTTTTGGAACCAGTGTACTCCTTCTTGTATCTGAGGACCCGTTAAAAAAGAAGGATACTGTCCGGGAGACAAAAGAAGGGATTTTGGTCACTGTCACCTTGATAAGTGAGGGACCGGAATATGAAGAAAGAATCAGGGAAGCATTAAAGCTCTGGTATCGGAAACGGGCAAAAACATATTTGGAAGAAAAGACGGCATGGTGGGCTAATAAGATGAAGGTGGATTACGAAAGAATTGCCATTCGGGATCAGGCCACCCGTTGGGGAAGCTGCAGCGGAAAGGGAAATCTAAATTTTAACTGGCGGCTTGTCCTTCTTCCGGAGGAGCTTGCGGATTATGTGGTCGTCCATGAACTGGCTCACCGCTTCCATATGAACCATTCCAGGCAATTTTGGAGCGTGGTGGATCATGAACTGCCGGATTACATAGAGAGACGAAAGGCGTTAGCAAACTGGGGAGAGAAGCTTTTCGGGATTTACTAG
- a CDS encoding MFS transporter yields the protein MKQDVIQSGKKAVLLVPQKYLGLKGLIFFITLMAMFIPLSIDLYLPAMPTMMTYFNTTSAMVNLTLVAFYFFFAAGIILFGPLSDKYGRKMILITSLSLYTAGSVACALSPSIEQLILFRVFQSLGAGGVMAISTALVKDCFSGKIKSKVLAAVQAMGVLAPMIAPIAGAAILRVADWREAFWILAIIGALTLSVTLLFQESLPKSERYKGSLGGSLVRLFVVGKNVGFSTFLFVAAMMAAPYMAYVTLSSYIYQEFFSLDAQTYSFFFAVNSGLAVLGPVIYIRTIGKISPRRFTWCCFLVALASGMGVLFLGSLSPFLFLFTYLPFTLVEGAIRPFSTNILLDQVSEDVGSASSLINAVHTILGSAGMALGSLAWGNMIHGLGLIMVGATLTVIVIWGVFLQSKITIKGLKE from the coding sequence TTGAAACAGGATGTAATACAATCGGGCAAAAAAGCAGTGCTATTGGTACCACAAAAATATCTTGGGCTCAAGGGGCTTATTTTCTTTATTACATTAATGGCAATGTTTATACCGCTGTCAATTGATCTGTATCTGCCGGCTATGCCTACCATGATGACTTATTTTAATACCACATCGGCTATGGTGAATTTAACGCTGGTCGCCTTTTATTTCTTCTTTGCAGCTGGAATTATTTTGTTTGGACCGTTAAGTGATAAGTACGGCAGAAAAATGATACTGATTACATCGTTAAGTCTGTATACAGCTGGCAGTGTGGCCTGTGCCTTATCACCCTCGATTGAGCAATTGATTTTATTTCGAGTATTTCAGTCCTTAGGTGCAGGTGGTGTCATGGCAATCTCAACAGCATTGGTCAAAGATTGTTTTTCGGGAAAGATTAAAAGCAAGGTACTTGCGGCTGTTCAGGCCATGGGAGTCCTTGCACCTATGATAGCTCCCATTGCAGGAGCCGCAATTTTGAGGGTTGCCGATTGGAGAGAAGCTTTTTGGATTTTGGCAATAATCGGTGCTTTAACGTTAAGTGTTACGCTTCTTTTCCAGGAGTCTTTACCAAAGTCAGAACGCTATAAGGGAAGTCTTGGGGGTTCTTTGGTACGCCTTTTCGTTGTAGGAAAGAATGTGGGATTCAGTACTTTTTTATTTGTAGCAGCAATGATGGCAGCTCCATATATGGCGTATGTGACTCTTTCGTCCTATATTTATCAGGAATTTTTTTCTTTGGATGCCCAGACATACAGCTTCTTTTTTGCAGTTAACTCCGGGTTGGCTGTTTTAGGTCCGGTTATTTATATTCGCACCATAGGAAAGATATCTCCAAGAAGGTTTACCTGGTGTTGTTTTTTAGTAGCATTGGCGAGCGGAATGGGGGTACTTTTTCTGGGAAGCCTTTCTCCGTTCCTGTTTCTTTTTACTTATCTGCCTTTTACTTTAGTGGAGGGAGCTATACGTCCCTTCAGCACCAATATTTTACTGGATCAGGTGAGTGAGGATGTTGGTTCTGCCTCTTCCTTGATCAATGCGGTTCACACAATCTTAGGCAGCGCAGGTATGGCTTTGGGTTCCTTAGCCTGGGGCAATATGATACATGGATTGGGATTGATTATGGTTGGAGCAACGTTAACTGTAATTGTTATTTGGGGAGTTTTCTTACAGAGTAAAATAACAATAAAAGGCTTAAAGGAATAA
- a CDS encoding DUF6179 domain-containing protein — MNINTEDILPLMGELAAKYTSKESTSITYEKASQLMEAILYCIREYEDHQPEGEEILAVDHNMDVKTAYQLGYERVLRKVKDTQKQYNEMIENFRSYGNRCYYDTFVKGIPGFFLYYDPRFQPQNHILTLDYPVLSSIEGLCGADAMKVYVNSGYLEQIFLKSIPEEYVRHVLKAYSGDCDDLIINLAAITERNLLGGWIAGKQINTRGYTEKERKRVYAFVNQTSRETIEAVCKEGILKLIHYLSPGNMELVKYLMLDIPDFSFELKNAAEHGHLESVLAVK, encoded by the coding sequence ATGAATATTAATACGGAAGACATTTTGCCTCTCATGGGGGAGCTTGCAGCAAAATACACATCAAAGGAGAGCACCTCTATTACCTATGAAAAGGCCAGTCAGCTTATGGAAGCAATCTTATACTGCATTCGTGAATATGAGGATCATCAGCCGGAAGGAGAGGAGATATTAGCCGTTGATCATAATATGGACGTAAAAACGGCTTACCAGCTGGGATATGAGCGGGTTCTTAGAAAGGTAAAGGATACCCAAAAGCAATACAATGAGATGATAGAAAATTTTCGTTCCTATGGGAACCGTTGCTATTATGATACCTTTGTAAAAGGAATCCCAGGCTTCTTTCTCTATTATGATCCTCGTTTTCAGCCTCAGAATCATATTCTCACTCTGGATTATCCGGTGTTATCTTCTATAGAAGGTTTATGCGGGGCAGATGCAATGAAAGTTTATGTTAACTCCGGTTATTTGGAACAAATATTTCTTAAGTCTATTCCAGAGGAATACGTAAGACACGTATTAAAGGCATACTCCGGGGATTGCGATGACTTAATCATTAATTTGGCTGCAATTACTGAAAGAAATCTTTTGGGAGGGTGGATTGCTGGAAAACAAATAAATACCAGAGGATATACAGAAAAAGAACGGAAGCGGGTGTATGCATTTGTAAATCAAACTTCCAGAGAAACGATAGAGGCAGTATGTAAAGAAGGTATTCTAAAACTCATCCATTATTTATCTCCAGGGAATATGGAGCTTGTAAAATATCTGATGCTTGATATTCCTGATTTTAGCTTTGAACTGAAGAACGCGGCAGAGCATGGGCACCTTGAGTCTGTGCTGGCTGTTAAATAA
- a CDS encoding cyclic nucleotide-binding domain-containing protein, which translates to MFGDSFCDFPERLRALGVERHFTKGDHIFTVGEAIGTCYLIQKGTVKIYIDHENGRRSILDFASGGSWLGELSLFCEEDYIKENQVVEETICLEFHLREVRRLCMEDALISFYFASYISKKLMARSGRMSEYLNYSMEKRLASFILEHQQGGKYNLSHTDVSEYLNVSYRHVLYVMKKFCNEGLIAKEKGYVILNEKRLKEISDSSM; encoded by the coding sequence ATGTTTGGAGATAGTTTTTGCGATTTTCCGGAGCGTTTAAGGGCCTTGGGAGTGGAACGTCATTTTACCAAAGGGGACCATATTTTTACGGTTGGTGAAGCCATTGGGACATGCTATCTCATTCAAAAAGGTACCGTGAAGATTTACATTGATCATGAAAACGGAAGAAGGTCCATCCTTGATTTTGCCAGCGGTGGCAGCTGGCTGGGTGAACTGTCTCTGTTTTGCGAAGAGGATTATATTAAGGAAAATCAGGTGGTGGAGGAGACCATCTGCCTGGAGTTCCATTTGCGTGAAGTAAGAAGGTTATGTATGGAAGATGCCCTGATTTCCTTTTATTTTGCATCCTATATATCAAAAAAGCTGATGGCAAGAAGCGGCCGTATGAGTGAGTATTTAAATTATTCCATGGAAAAGAGACTGGCCTCTTTTATCCTGGAGCATCAGCAGGGAGGGAAATATAATCTGTCCCATACGGATGTATCGGAATATTTAAATGTCAGCTATCGCCATGTACTGTATGTTATGAAGAAATTTTGCAATGAAGGATTGATTGCGAAGGAGAAGGGGTATGTTATCCTCAATGAGAAGCGGTTAAAGGAGATTTCTGACAGCAGCATGTGA
- the recJ gene encoding single-stranded-DNA-specific exonuclease RecJ, whose amino-acid sequence MAAERWMLQTKRADFQEMAKCHGISPVTARIIRNRDVVGTESVEKYLKGGLKDLYNPYLLKDMELTVSIIREKVREEKRIRIVGDYDIDGVCSTYLLYRALTEIGAYADYEIPDRIRDGYGINESIIRQAAEDGIDTILTCDNGIAATAQIRLAKELGLTVLITDHHDIMKEEGVEILPPADAIINPKQMACHYPYPEICGGLVAYKLVQALYEAYSISQEKWLEMLEFAAIATVGDVMKLQDENRIIVKEGLKRMGQTKSLGLRKLIEKNNLDEDNITAYQIGFVIGPCLNAGGRLHTAKLALSLLLSESEEEADRMALELKDLNDQRKTMTRQGTEEAVEQVEALYKDHKVLVVYLPSCHESLAGIIAGRLREQYQKPAFVLTDGEEGVKGSGRSIETYHMFDALVEVKELLSKFGGHPMAAGLSLKKENVDEFRRRLNENAKLGEEDFIKKIWIDVPMPLEYINEPLIEELDLLEPFGQGNEKPLFAQKGLSIRSVRVMGKNRNVVKFSLASEKGMPMDGLLFADGDSFLHELSGSRKIDVIYYPAVNEYNGNKSLQIVIKNYKIAKES is encoded by the coding sequence ATGGCAGCAGAAAGATGGATGCTACAGACGAAACGGGCTGATTTTCAGGAGATGGCTAAGTGCCATGGCATATCTCCGGTTACGGCCAGAATCATACGAAACCGGGACGTGGTAGGAACGGAGTCCGTGGAGAAATATTTAAAAGGCGGATTAAAGGATTTATATAATCCTTATCTGTTAAAGGATATGGAATTGACCGTTTCAATTATCAGGGAAAAGGTCCGTGAGGAAAAAAGAATCCGAATTGTAGGGGATTATGACATTGACGGAGTCTGCTCTACCTATTTGTTATACCGTGCCCTAACAGAAATTGGGGCTTATGCCGACTACGAGATTCCAGACCGGATCCGGGATGGCTACGGCATCAACGAATCCATAATCCGTCAGGCAGCTGAGGATGGGATTGATACCATTTTGACCTGTGACAATGGAATCGCTGCAACTGCCCAGATCCGTCTTGCCAAGGAATTAGGACTTACGGTGCTGATTACGGATCATCATGATATTATGAAGGAGGAGGGAGTGGAAATTCTTCCTCCTGCAGATGCGATTATCAATCCAAAGCAAATGGCCTGTCATTACCCTTACCCGGAAATCTGCGGCGGGCTGGTGGCTTATAAGCTGGTGCAGGCTCTGTATGAGGCATATTCCATCTCACAGGAGAAATGGCTGGAAATGCTGGAGTTTGCAGCCATAGCCACGGTGGGAGATGTCATGAAGCTGCAGGATGAGAACCGGATTATCGTAAAGGAAGGCTTAAAGCGGATGGGGCAGACAAAAAGCCTTGGCCTTAGAAAGCTGATAGAAAAAAACAATCTGGATGAGGACAATATAACAGCCTATCAGATTGGCTTTGTTATCGGCCCATGTCTGAATGCAGGAGGACGCCTTCATACGGCAAAGCTTGCTCTGTCCCTTCTTTTAAGCGAGAGTGAAGAGGAAGCGGACCGCATGGCACTGGAATTAAAGGACTTAAATGACCAGAGAAAGACCATGACAAGGCAGGGGACAGAAGAGGCCGTAGAGCAGGTAGAAGCCTTATACAAGGACCATAAGGTGCTTGTGGTATATTTACCGTCCTGTCATGAGTCCCTGGCTGGAATCATAGCAGGGCGGTTGAGAGAGCAGTATCAGAAGCCGGCCTTTGTCCTGACAGACGGAGAGGAAGGGGTAAAGGGGTCCGGACGCTCCATTGAGACGTACCATATGTTTGACGCACTGGTAGAGGTAAAGGAGCTCTTGTCAAAGTTTGGAGGTCACCCGATGGCAGCAGGGCTGTCTCTTAAAAAAGAAAATGTGGATGAGTTCCGCCGCCGCTTAAATGAAAACGCGAAGCTGGGAGAAGAGGATTTTATTAAAAAGATCTGGATTGATGTTCCCATGCCGCTGGAATACATAAATGAGCCATTGATTGAAGAGCTGGATCTTTTGGAGCCATTTGGACAGGGAAATGAAAAGCCTCTGTTTGCACAGAAGGGATTGTCAATAAGAAGTGTAAGGGTGATGGGGAAAAATAGAAATGTGGTGAAATTCTCTCTTGCCTCTGAGAAAGGAATGCCAATGGATGGACTGCTTTTTGCAGACGGGGATTCCTTTCTTCATGAGTTGTCAGGCAGCCGTAAGATTGATGTGATTTACTATCCGGCAGTCAATGAGTATAATGGGAACAAATCCCTGCAGATCGTTATAAAAAATTATAAGATTGCCAAGGAATCATAG
- a CDS encoding DUF6323 family protein — MGDEQWILAMNHTQIAALKATNEYTAKFGLVLSDEDTALLLNERSEVLKKERRVEFGEGILPKLAFAFCDSPYIQQDNYVETLARLQEIFYFYKNESLDEFTDDELVEAMKELFDGSCQGSLDYMEDTGLQILAKKARFGTCFDEAEEDEY, encoded by the coding sequence ATGGGCGATGAACAATGGATTTTGGCAATGAACCATACACAGATAGCAGCTTTAAAGGCAACAAATGAGTATACGGCAAAATTTGGACTTGTGTTAAGCGACGAAGATACCGCACTTTTATTAAATGAACGAAGTGAGGTGCTTAAAAAAGAGCGACGGGTAGAATTTGGAGAAGGGATATTGCCGAAACTTGCATTTGCATTTTGTGATTCGCCCTATATCCAGCAAGACAACTACGTGGAAACTCTGGCAAGGCTTCAGGAGATCTTCTATTTCTATAAAAATGAATCCCTGGATGAATTTACGGACGATGAACTGGTGGAGGCAATGAAGGAGCTGTTTGACGGGTCATGTCAGGGATCCCTTGATTATATGGAGGATACAGGACTTCAAATTCTGGCGAAAAAAGCACGGTTTGGAACCTGTTTTGATGAGGCGGAGGAAGATGAATATTAA
- a CDS encoding DUF1540 domain-containing protein has translation MLVNGMNECIACTIDNCAYHAKREDYCTLEKIKVGTHEENPTKKECTDCESFKNEA, from the coding sequence ATGTTAGTAAACGGAATGAATGAATGTATCGCATGTACCATCGACAACTGTGCTTACCACGCAAAAAGAGAGGATTACTGTACCCTTGAAAAAATCAAAGTAGGTACTCATGAAGAAAATCCTACAAAAAAAGAATGCACCGATTGTGAATCATTTAAGAACGAGGCATAA